A single region of the Amia ocellicauda isolate fAmiCal2 chromosome 8, fAmiCal2.hap1, whole genome shotgun sequence genome encodes:
- the LOC136754834 gene encoding UDP-glucuronosyltransferase 2A1 isoform X2, whose translation MKVVLCAQTLLFLQICIGSSDCGNVLIWPTEGSHWLNLKHVIETLTGRGHNATVLVSNATLFMDYTKFSTFSYEVFGVPFSNETMQYWMDEFLHFWIYESEHMSYWQTFRTFMDMMSNDIKMCLQICDGVLRSEPLMEKLKESKFDLMLADPIYPCSELVAEVLGVPLVYTFRFSEANTMERHCGQIPAPPSYVPATMGKLTDHMDFTDRLINMLFYWSQDILQMYFWKEMDSYYSEILGKPTTFCETMGKADIWLIRTYWDFEYPRPFLPNFQFVGGLHCKPAKPLPEAMEEFVQRSGDDGIVVFSLGSMIKNLTSEKANMIASALGQIKQKVLWRYSGKKPETLAPNTRVYDWIPQNDLLGHPKTKAFITHGGTNGIYEAIYHGIPMVGIPMFGDQPDNMVHMKSKGAAVVLDFNKMESKDLVEALNTVLYDKSYKENIMKLSRIHHDQPMSPLDTAVFWIEFVMRHKGAKHLRVQAHNLTWYQYHSLDVIAVLLACVAAVTFIFIKTCSFCFRKCCKRSKTKSKKE comes from the exons ATGAAGGTCGTACTCTGTGCACAGACTCTTctgtttctgcagatttgtataGGCAGCAGTGACTGTGGCAATGTCTTAATATGGCCCACAGAAGGGAGCCATTGGCTTAATTTGAAACATGTGATAGAAACTCTCACAGGCAGAGGACACAATGCCACAGTGTTGGTCAGTAATGCCACTCTTTTCATGGACTACACCAAGTTTTCCACCTTCAGCTATGAAGTCTTTGGTGTGCCATTTTCCAACGAGACCATGCAATACTGGATGGACgagtttttacatttttggatTTACGAGTCTGAGCATATGAGCTACTGGCAGACTTTCCGCACATTCATGGATATGATGTCCAACGACATAAAAATGTGTCTTCAGATTTGTGATGGTGTACTGCGTTCTGAGCCGCTCATGGAGAAACTGAAGGAGAGCAAGTTTGACCTCATGCTCGCAGATCCAATTTATCCCTGCAGTGAACTTGTGGCTGAAGTACTTGGTGTCCCCCTAGTTTACACCTTCAGGTTCTCAGAAGCCAACACCATGGAGAGACACTGTGGACAAATACCAGCTCCCCCTTCATATGTACCTGCTACTATGGGGAAGCTTACAGACCACATGGATTTTACAGACAGACTGATCAATATGTTATTCTATTGGTCTCAGGACATTTTGCAAATGTACTTTTGGAAAGAAATGGACTCATATTATAGTGAAATCTTAG GGAAGCCCACCACATTCTGTGAGACCATGGGGAAGGCGGACATCTGGCTGATCCGTACCTACTGGGACTTCGAGTATCCTCGACCCTTTCTGCCCAACTTTCAGTTTGTAGGAGGACTTCATTGCAAACCAGCTAAGCCACTTCCAGAG GCCATGGAGGAGTTTGTGCAGAGGTCTGGAGATGACGGCATCGTGGTGTTCTCTCTTGGATCGATGATCAAGAATCTCACCAGCGAGAAAGCTAACATGATTGCTTCTGCTCTGGGACAAATAAAGCAGAAG GTTCTGTGGAGGTACAGCGGGAAGAAGCCAGAAACCCTGGCTCCCAACACCAGAGTTTATGATTGGATTCCTCAGAATGACCTTCTGG GCCATCCCAAGACCAAGGCTTTCATCACCCATGGGGGTACCAATGGGATATACGAAGCTATATACCATGGCATCCCCATGGTGGGCATCCCAATGTTTGGTGACCAGCCAGACAACATGGTCCACATGAAGAGTAAAGGGGCTGCTGTGGTCCTAGATTTCAACAAGATGGAATCCAAAGACTTGGTGGAAGCCCTCAACACAGTGCTATATGACAAATC gTACAAAGAAAACATCATGAAGCTATCAAGAATTCACCACGACCAGCCGATGTCACCGCTGGACACAGCTGTGTTCTGGATTGAGTTTGTGATGCGCCACAAAGGAGCAAAGCACCTGCGAGTACAAGCCCACAACCTGACCTGGTATCAGTACCACAGTCTGGATGTCATTGCTGTGCTGCTGGCCTGTGTGGCGGCAGTGACGTTCATCTTTATAAAAACGTGTAGCTTCTGCTTCCGGAAATGCTGCAAGAGatccaaaacaaaaagcaagaaGGAGTAA